The sequence CGCCAGTCCACGCGCTGCCGCCCCGGCCAACCCGCCTCGGGTCCCAGGGGATCCTCCCGGGTCCACGCGGCCGAGGGCGTCGTCCCCCCGACCACGGCGAGGTACCGTTTCTCGATCGCGCGGCCCGCGAAGAGCCGGGAATACGCGGCCATGGCGCCCTCGTGCTTGACCAGCATGAGCAGCCCGGTGGTTTCGGCGTCCAGGCGGTGGACCGGGCGGAGGAACCTCAGGTTGCGGGACCGCGCCCACCAGTCCCCGGCGTCCACTCCCGCCCGGAGCGCCCGGGACAGATTGCGCGACGTCTGCTCCCAGTCCTCGGGGGCCACCAGCCAGCCCGCCGGCTTGTCCAGCACCAGCACGGAGCGGTCCTCGTACACGATGCGCACCCGGGGGCCGTCCGGGAGTTCGATCCACGGGTCCTTCGCCACCCCACGATCGAACCACAGCGGCGGTCCCGAAAACAACAACGCCCACCCGGGCCTTTGGGGACCCCGTGTAAAATTCCCATCAATTGTCCGAATGCATGGCCGCGAAAATGAGTTACACTCATGCCGTGCAAATTCAGAGTTTCCGGGTTTTTTGTGATCTGGCGGAGACGGAGAGCTTCACCAAGTCGGCCCAGATCAACGGCATCACCCAAAGTGCGGTGAGCCAGCAGGTCAGTTCCCTGGAGCGCCAGCTGAAGTGCCTGCTGATTGAACGCAGCAAGAAGCGCTTCCGGCTGACGCACGAGGGCCGCCTGCTGTACGAGGGCGGCAAACAGATCATCCAGACCTACGACAGCCTCCTGAACCAGTTGCAGGAGGCCCATGACGTCGTCGCCGGCTCGATCCGCGTCGCCACCATCTACAGCATCGGCCTGCACAATCTGCCCCCCTACGTCAAACGCTACCTGAAGGCCTTTCCCACGGTGAGCATCCACATCGAGTATCGCCGGGCCAACCAGGTGTACGAGGACGTGCTGGGCAACGTGGTGGATCTCGGGCTGGTGGCCTACCCGGTCAAGGATCCGCGCATCGAAGTGCTTCCCTTCCGGCAGGAGATCATGACGCTCATCTGCCATCCGGGACACCCGTTTGCGCGCCTCAAATCGGTGCAGCTCGCCCAGTTGCAGGGACAGCGTTTCATCGGGTTCGAGCACGACATCCCGACGCGCCGGGCCGTGGACCGCCTGCTGCGCGACCAGGGCATCGAGGTGAAGATCGTCATGGAGTTCGACAACATCGAGACCGTGAAGCGGGCCGTTGAGATCGAAGCCGGGGTGGCGGTGGTGCCGGCGGGCACCGTGGCCCAGGAGGTGGCCAAACAGACGCTCGTCGCCGTGCCGTTCGCCAAGCCCATACCGGAGCGCCCGCTCGCCGTGATCCACCGGCGCAGCAAGGTGCTGTCCCCGGCGATGAAGCGCTTCATTGAAATGCTCAAGGAGCCGGCGTGAGCCCGCCCCGGACGCCGCGCCGCCAACTCCGGGTCTGGACGTCCGGGATCCACCGGCCCAACCTGCGTCCGCGATGAGCGCACCCCGCCGCAAGCTGGGCATCCTGATCTCCTGCGGACCCGACGCCGCGGGATTCCACCACGGGGTCCGCCTCGCCGGCGCGGCCCTCCGGTGCGGTTGCGACGTGTACCTGTACTGCATTGACGATGCGGTTCCCGGCGTGGACCGCGCCGACCTGCAGGCGCTCCAGTCGGAGGGGCTCAAGCTCTACGCCTGCGCGTATGGTGCCCACCGCCGCGACCTGCCCGTCACCGGGCGCGCCACCTTCGCCGGGCTCACCGTGGTGAGCGACCTCATTGCCGGCACG is a genomic window of Verrucomicrobiia bacterium containing:
- a CDS encoding RluA family pseudouridine synthase, yielding MAKDPWIELPDGPRVRIVYEDRSVLVLDKPAGWLVAPEDWEQTSRNLSRALRAGVDAGDWWARSRNLRFLRPVHRLDAETTGLLMLVKHEGAMAAYSRLFAGRAIEKRYLAVVGGTTPSAAWTREDPLGPEAGWPGRQRVDWREGKPAVTAFRVMAAGATRALVEALPQTGRTHQIRLHLAASGCPVVGDALYGRPDPEGLALRAVGLRYLDPFRKRPVVIEAEAGAFRQRFGWGPADASPSPGPIIRELPSSAPHGGPGRGTVRRPSARSGARSPSAGETGQAS
- a CDS encoding LysR family transcriptional regulator, which codes for MQIQSFRVFCDLAETESFTKSAQINGITQSAVSQQVSSLERQLKCLLIERSKKRFRLTHEGRLLYEGGKQIIQTYDSLLNQLQEAHDVVAGSIRVATIYSIGLHNLPPYVKRYLKAFPTVSIHIEYRRANQVYEDVLGNVVDLGLVAYPVKDPRIEVLPFRQEIMTLICHPGHPFARLKSVQLAQLQGQRFIGFEHDIPTRRAVDRLLRDQGIEVKIVMEFDNIETVKRAVEIEAGVAVVPAGTVAQEVAKQTLVAVPFAKPIPERPLAVIHRRSKVLSPAMKRFIEMLKEPA
- a CDS encoding DsrE family protein → MSAPRRKLGILISCGPDAAGFHHGVRLAGAALRCGCDVYLYCIDDAVPGVDRADLQALQSEGLKLYACAYGAHRRDLPVTGRATFAGLTVVSDLIAGTDRFVSFN